The Ranitomeya imitator isolate aRanImi1 chromosome 3, aRanImi1.pri, whole genome shotgun sequence genome has a window encoding:
- the FZD9 gene encoding frizzled-9, with product MSCLLLTLPFLWQTLAMALTLEMVLYDGERGREVKCEPIQIPMCQGIGYNMTRMPNYVGHESQAEAAVKLLEFAPLVEYGCHIHLRFFLCSLYAPMCTEQVSTSIPACKPMCEIARQKCSPIMERFNFGWPESLDCDRLPSKNDPNALCMEAPENATNGDPQTNGHGILPIAPRPPRPSGAGIGIPIRCPNPDKFLYVERSGVCAPRCTPGVDVYWSSSDKDFALVWMAAWSGLCFISTAFTVLTFLLHPQRFQYPERPIIFLSMCYNVYSTAFLIRAAAGASSIACDREGGAPYLIREGLESSGCTLVFLILYYFGMASSLWWVVLTLTWFLAASKKWGHEAIESHGSYFHLAAWGIPAIKTIIILTMRKVGGDELTGLCYVGGSDASALTGFVLVPLSCYLVTGTSFLLTGFVALFHIRRVMKTGGTNTEKLEKLMVKIGVFSILYTVPATCIIVCCFYERLNLAHWEARAREEPCRTASGSGRPDCSLPGSIPSVAVFMLKIFMSLAVGITSGVWVWSSKTLQAWQGILCQRRLGVVGTRTRGKPQTGGGIACSLASCPYKPPPLTLQVAKTDLFMDCPTHV from the coding sequence ATGTCCTGCTTGCTCTTAACCCTTCCGTTCCTATGGCAGACGCTGGCGATGGCTCTcaccttggagatggtcttatatgaTGGGGAGCGGGGAAGAGAAGTTAAATGTGAGCCTATTCAAATTCCTATGTGTCAGGGCATTGGCTACAACATGACTAGGATGCCCAACTACGTTGGCCATGAGTCTCAGGCTGAGGCTGCGGTGAAACTTTTGGAGTTTGCCCCCCTTGTGGAGTATGGCTGTCACATACATCTTCGCTTTTTTCTCTGCTCTCTTTACGCTCCCATGTGCACTGAGCAGGTGTCCACTTCCATTCCTGCCTGTAAGCCTATGTGTGAAATTGCACGTCAGAAGTGTTCCCCAATAATGGAGCGCTTTAATTTTGGATGGCCAGAGTCTTTGGACTGTGACCGCCTACCCAGTAAAAATGACCCAAATGCACTGTGCATGGAAGCTCCTGAGAATGCAACTAATGGAGATCCTCAGACCAATGGTCACGGCATACTTCCTATAGCCCCACGGCCTCCACGTCCATCCGGCGCTGGGATCGGTATACCCATTCGTTGCCCCAATCCGGACAAATTTCTGTATGTGGAAAGGAGTGGAGTGTGTGCCCCAAGATGCACCCCTGGTGTGGATGTCTACTGGTCTTCAAGTGATAAGGACTTTGCCCTGGTATGGATGGCGGCTTGGTCTGGCCTTTGCTTTATTTCCACAGCCTTTACTGTACTGACATTTTTATTGCATCCTCAGCGCTTCCAGTACCCAGAGAGGCCAATAATCTTCCTCAGTATGTGTTACAATGTCTACTCTACAGCTTTTCTCATCCGTGCTGCTGCTGGGGCCTCAAGTATTGCATGTGACCGTGAAGGTGGCGCCCCCTATCTGATCAGAGAGGGTCTGGAAAGCAGTGGGTGCACACTTGTGTTCCTCATACTATACTATTTTGGCATGGCCAGCTCCCTGTGGTGGGTTGTTTTAACCCTCACTTGGTTCCTAGCAGCAAGTAAAAAGTGGGGTCATGAGGCCATTGAATCCCATGGTAGTTACTTTCACCTAGCTGCTTGGGGAATTCCAGCTATAAAGACTATCATTATACTCACAATGCGGAAAGTTGGTGGAGATGAGCTAACCGGACTATGCTATGTTGGTGGCTCAGATGCCAGTGCCCTAACGGGATTCGTTCTTGTGCCTCTTTCATGCTATTTGGTGACAGGCACATCATTTCTGTTGACTGGTTTTGTTGCACTCTTCCACATCAGGCGCGTCATGAAAACTGGTGGAACCAACACAGAAAAACTGGagaaactgatggtaaaaattggAGTCTTCTCCATCCTTTATACAGTCCCAGCTACCTGCATCATTGTGTGTTGTTTCTATGAACGTCTTAATTTGGCTCACTGGGAAGCCCGGGCACGGGAAGAACCCTGCAGGACAGCTTCTGGAAGTGGCAGGCCAGACTGTAGTTTGCCTGGGTCAATACCCAGTGTAGCAGTCTTCATGCTTAAGATATTCATGTCACTAGCTGTGGGTATAACTAGTGGTGTGTGGGTATGGAGTTCAAAGACATTACAGGCCTGGCAAGGAATTCTGTGCCAGCGTCGACTTGGGGTGGTGGGAACCAGGACTCGAGGGAAGCCTCAAACTGGAGGAGGCATTGCTTGTAGTTTAGCGAGCTGCCCTTACAAGCCTCCACCACTTACTCTTCAGGTTGCTAAAACAGACCTCTTTATGGACTGCCCTACACATGTGTGA